From the Acetobacter aceti genome, one window contains:
- a CDS encoding DUF2849 domain-containing protein produces MDIRSNRRDADGQSVITANRLLDGITVWRAADGSWKERITESAPVSNTDVEDLLSSLQGKAQELGLVGVYGVQVQDDTDGKIIPVTSRERIRAFGPSVHPEFSPL; encoded by the coding sequence GTGGATATCAGAAGCAACAGACGCGATGCAGACGGGCAGAGCGTCATCACCGCCAACCGGCTGCTGGACGGCATTACTGTCTGGCGGGCCGCGGATGGCTCGTGGAAAGAACGCATCACTGAATCTGCTCCCGTTTCAAACACTGACGTCGAAGACCTGCTGTCCTCATTACAGGGTAAGGCGCAGGAGCTGGGGCTGGTCGGCGTTTATGGCGTCCAGGTGCAGGACGACACTGACGGGAAGATCATCCCCGTGACATCCCGTGAACGTATTCGCGCCTTCGGTCCTTCTGTCCACCCTGAATTCTCCCCACTCTGA
- a CDS encoding DUF934 domain-containing protein produces the protein MPLLENGHPVEDTWRYAVESEALGAGDIIVPFDRLSEGLGRTEGRLGVVLPNSESVSTLKEALPKLALVVVTFPIFRDGRAFSQARALREHLHFTGKIRASGHILPDQYEFLLRCGVDSVEVSGNTDMAPWEQALRRFTIATQPSPVLDEKPTGFGLRRFLATP, from the coding sequence ATGCCCCTGCTTGAGAATGGCCATCCGGTCGAGGACACATGGCGCTACGCAGTCGAGAGCGAGGCGCTTGGCGCAGGGGATATCATCGTGCCTTTCGACAGGCTGAGCGAAGGTCTTGGTCGTACAGAAGGTCGCCTGGGTGTGGTGCTTCCAAACAGTGAGTCCGTTTCGACTCTGAAAGAAGCGCTTCCGAAACTGGCTCTTGTTGTCGTCACATTTCCGATATTCCGTGATGGCCGCGCTTTCAGTCAGGCGCGCGCCCTTCGGGAGCATCTGCATTTCACGGGAAAAATCCGGGCTTCCGGCCATATTCTTCCAGATCAGTATGAATTTCTGCTCCGCTGCGGCGTTGACAGCGTGGAAGTTTCCGGAAATACCGATATGGCGCCGTGGGAACAGGCTCTCCGTCGCTTCACGATTGCGACCCAGCCCTCTCCGGTGCTGGACGAGAAGCCGACCGGTTTCGGGTTGCGCCGCTTCCTTGCGACGCCCTGA
- a CDS encoding gluconate:H+ symporter: MSPLFAIILTTCAILSIIILIARFRLNPFIVLFVTSIVIALIAGMPADKVVGSFESGAGHVLGHVGTVIALGTMLGKMLTESGGADQIALTISRKAGRGHADWAMMVIGLLVGLPVFFEIGFVLLIPIAFVLAARTNTSLLRIALPMGAALSVTHALIPPHPAALLAVSAYHANIGKTIFYGLLVGIPTAIIAGPVFGRFAASHVPLLEENPMAAQFVSAKPPENMPGFTVTLLTILSPVILMLLGSGADFISAPHTILNTSLHFLGNTVIALTLATILSFYVLGLARGFSRETILRFSTECLGPTALIMILVGAGGGFGKVLIDSGISDAITHAALGAHMPLLVLAWLLAVIVRVACGSATVAMATASGIVAPILSHAPSISPELMVLVTGAGSVALGPMNDAGFWQIKEYLGLTVPQTLKTWSVLETLIAVCGLVFCLIGSLFLH; the protein is encoded by the coding sequence ATGAGTCCACTGTTCGCCATAATCCTGACTACATGCGCTATTCTCAGTATCATTATACTGATTGCGCGTTTTCGTCTGAACCCTTTCATTGTCCTGTTCGTCACCTCCATTGTCATTGCCCTCATCGCGGGCATGCCAGCGGACAAGGTAGTCGGATCGTTCGAGTCAGGAGCCGGTCACGTGCTCGGGCATGTGGGAACCGTCATTGCCCTCGGGACCATGCTTGGGAAAATGCTGACCGAGTCAGGAGGGGCGGATCAGATCGCCCTGACGATTTCCCGCAAGGCGGGCCGCGGCCACGCGGACTGGGCCATGATGGTTATCGGCCTGCTGGTCGGACTGCCTGTTTTCTTTGAAATCGGCTTCGTGCTGCTGATCCCGATCGCCTTTGTTCTGGCGGCACGGACCAACACATCCCTTCTGCGTATCGCACTCCCCATGGGCGCCGCGCTTTCCGTGACCCACGCCCTGATCCCGCCTCATCCAGCGGCCCTGCTCGCGGTCAGCGCCTATCACGCCAATATCGGCAAAACCATTTTCTATGGGCTGCTTGTCGGCATCCCCACCGCCATCATCGCCGGACCAGTCTTCGGGCGTTTCGCCGCCAGTCATGTGCCTTTGCTCGAAGAGAACCCGATGGCCGCACAGTTTGTCAGCGCAAAACCGCCTGAAAACATGCCCGGCTTCACAGTGACACTTCTGACCATCCTCTCACCGGTCATACTGATGCTTCTGGGCTCGGGTGCGGATTTCATCTCCGCGCCGCATACGATCCTGAACACCAGCCTGCATTTCCTCGGCAACACAGTGATCGCCCTGACGCTGGCGACCATCCTCTCCTTTTATGTGCTGGGTCTCGCTCGTGGTTTTTCACGAGAGACGATCCTGCGCTTTTCGACGGAATGTCTGGGCCCTACAGCCCTGATCATGATTCTCGTCGGCGCAGGTGGTGGTTTTGGAAAGGTTCTCATCGATAGCGGCATCTCGGATGCGATTACACATGCAGCTCTGGGCGCTCACATGCCGCTTCTGGTTCTGGCGTGGCTGCTGGCGGTCATCGTCCGTGTCGCCTGCGGCTCGGCAACGGTCGCCATGGCCACGGCTTCAGGGATCGTTGCGCCCATTCTCAGCCATGCGCCGTCGATTTCTCCAGAACTCATGGTGCTGGTGACGGGCGCAGGTTCCGTGGCGCTTGGCCCCATGAACGATGCCGGGTTCTGGCAGATCAAGGAATATCTTGGTCTGACGGTACCTCAGACGCTCAAGACATGGTCCGTTCTGGAAACACTGATTGCCGTGTGCGGACTGGTTTTCTGCCTGATCGGCTCGCTGTTTCTGCACTAG
- the adhP gene encoding alcohol dehydrogenase AdhP — MAGKMKAAVAHEFNKPLTIEELDIPTINQNQILVKMDACGVCHTDLHAVRGDWPVKPTLPFIPGHEGVGHVVQVGSNVNWVKEGDYVGVPYLYSACGHCLHCLGGWETLCEKQEDTGYTVNGCFAEYVVADPNYVAHIPKGADPLQVAPVLCAGLTVYKALKMTDTKPGDWVAVSGVGGLGQMAMQYGVAMGKNMIAVDIDDEKLATAKKLGAALTVNARDTDPAAFIQKEVGGAQGVVVTAVSRIAFSQAMGYARRGGTIVLNGLPPGDFPVSIFDMVMNGTTVRGSIVGTRLDMIEALSFFADGKVHSVVKPDKLENINRIFDDLENGRIDGRVVLDFRN; from the coding sequence ATGGCAGGCAAGATGAAAGCCGCAGTCGCCCATGAGTTCAACAAACCGTTGACGATTGAGGAACTCGACATTCCGACGATCAACCAGAACCAGATTCTGGTGAAGATGGACGCCTGTGGCGTGTGTCACACCGATCTGCACGCTGTGCGTGGCGACTGGCCCGTCAAACCGACTCTTCCGTTCATTCCCGGTCATGAGGGCGTCGGGCACGTGGTTCAGGTTGGCAGCAACGTGAACTGGGTGAAGGAAGGCGACTATGTGGGAGTGCCTTACCTCTACTCTGCCTGCGGCCACTGTCTGCACTGTCTTGGTGGCTGGGAGACCCTGTGTGAGAAGCAGGAAGATACCGGCTATACCGTCAACGGCTGCTTTGCCGAGTATGTCGTCGCGGACCCGAACTATGTCGCCCATATCCCCAAGGGCGCGGACCCCCTTCAGGTTGCGCCGGTTCTCTGCGCCGGACTGACGGTCTACAAGGCGCTGAAGATGACGGACACGAAACCCGGTGACTGGGTAGCCGTGTCCGGCGTCGGCGGTCTGGGCCAGATGGCGATGCAGTATGGTGTCGCCATGGGCAAGAACATGATCGCCGTGGACATTGACGACGAAAAACTGGCGACGGCGAAGAAACTGGGCGCGGCGCTCACCGTTAACGCCAGGGACACGGACCCCGCCGCCTTCATCCAGAAAGAAGTCGGTGGCGCTCAGGGCGTGGTTGTCACCGCCGTTTCCCGTATCGCCTTTTCTCAGGCGATGGGCTATGCACGACGCGGCGGAACAATCGTTCTCAATGGCCTGCCGCCGGGAGATTTCCCGGTGTCGATTTTCGACATGGTCATGAATGGAACGACGGTCCGAGGGTCAATCGTGGGTACGCGTCTCGATATGATCGAGGCGCTGTCATTCTTTGCAGACGGAAAGGTGCATTCGGTTGTGAAACCGGACAAGCTGGAAAACATCAACCGTATCTTTGATGATCTGGAAAACGGTCGCATTGATGGCCGTGTCGTTCTGGATTTCCGGAACTGA
- a CDS encoding NAD-dependent succinate-semialdehyde dehydrogenase, translated as MAYATTNPFTNEQIKVFPNATDAEIDTALDSAHNAFLSWRTTSFAERAKVMQKAADILRANIDEYSKLLTLEMGKVFGEAKAETELSAAIFEYYAKNAEKLLAPEELPVANRDEGRAKVIHQPLGVLLAVEPWNFPFYQVARIIAPQLSAGNTVVLKHASNVPQCAAAMDKLMIEAGLPKGAFQNLYPTHDQVSRILADHRVCGLALTGSEGAGSRLAAEAGQALKKCTMELGGADAFIVLEDADLEKTVKWAVFGRHWNAGQVCVSSKRMIIVDAVYDEFMKQYRDGVAKLKMGDPMDPATTLAPLSSQKAADDLKKQVEGAVAAGAKAEEIPLEMPNAGAFFRPVILTDVKDGNPAMREEFFGPVSMIFRVKDEAEAVRMANDSPYGLGGSVFTKDEARGVRVAEQIETGMVFVNHPTMVKADLPFGGVLRSGFGRELIGLGIKEFVNHKLVDVVDIDAPF; from the coding sequence ATGGCCTACGCAACGACAAATCCATTCACAAATGAACAGATCAAGGTGTTCCCGAACGCGACGGACGCCGAAATTGATACAGCTCTTGATTCGGCCCATAATGCGTTCCTGTCCTGGCGCACCACCTCCTTCGCCGAGCGTGCGAAGGTGATGCAGAAAGCCGCTGATATTCTGCGCGCCAACATCGACGAATACTCCAAGCTGCTGACCCTCGAGATGGGCAAGGTTTTCGGCGAGGCCAAGGCCGAGACGGAACTGTCCGCCGCCATCTTCGAATACTACGCAAAGAACGCAGAGAAGCTGCTGGCTCCTGAAGAACTGCCCGTCGCCAACAGGGACGAAGGTCGCGCGAAGGTCATCCATCAGCCGCTGGGCGTTCTGCTCGCCGTCGAGCCGTGGAACTTCCCGTTCTATCAGGTCGCCCGCATCATTGCGCCCCAGCTTTCCGCCGGTAACACGGTTGTTCTGAAGCATGCTTCCAACGTGCCGCAGTGTGCTGCCGCCATGGACAAGCTGATGATCGAAGCCGGTCTGCCAAAGGGTGCGTTCCAGAACCTGTATCCGACGCACGATCAGGTTTCCCGCATCCTTGCCGATCACCGCGTGTGCGGTCTGGCCCTGACGGGATCTGAAGGGGCTGGCTCACGTCTGGCAGCAGAAGCTGGTCAGGCTCTGAAGAAGTGCACGATGGAACTGGGTGGCGCGGACGCCTTCATCGTTCTTGAAGACGCCGACCTCGAGAAGACCGTGAAGTGGGCCGTGTTCGGCCGTCACTGGAACGCCGGTCAGGTCTGCGTGTCTTCCAAGCGCATGATCATCGTTGACGCTGTTTATGACGAGTTCATGAAGCAGTATCGTGATGGCGTCGCAAAGCTGAAAATGGGCGACCCGATGGACCCGGCCACCACGCTGGCTCCGCTGTCTTCCCAGAAGGCCGCTGACGATCTGAAGAAGCAGGTTGAAGGGGCTGTCGCAGCCGGAGCGAAAGCGGAAGAGATCCCGCTGGAGATGCCGAACGCAGGCGCATTCTTCCGCCCTGTCATTCTGACGGACGTGAAGGACGGCAACCCCGCCATGCGCGAGGAGTTCTTTGGCCCGGTCTCCATGATCTTCCGCGTGAAGGACGAAGCCGAAGCCGTCCGTATGGCCAATGACAGCCCGTATGGCCTTGGCGGTTCCGTCTTCACGAAGGACGAGGCTCGCGGCGTTCGCGTGGCCGAGCAGATCGAAACCGGCATGGTGTTCGTCAATCACCCGACGATGGTGAAGGCTGACCTGCCGTTCGGTGGCGTGCTGCGCTCCGGCTTCGG
- a CDS encoding SDR family oxidoreductase yields MPPKDLFSLHGRRALITGSSRGIGLALAKGLGEYGAEIVLNGRNPDALEQAQSLLQDAGVESSLSAFDATDQAAVISAVDTIEQTHGPIDILINNAGIQRRAPLEDFPRDDWDALMATNLNAVFFVGQAVARHMIGRRKGKIVNICSVQSELARPGIAPYTAAKGAVKNLTKGMATDWAKHGLQINGLAPGYFETEMNAALVNDAAFTEWLCKRTPAARWGKVEELIGAAVFLSSDASSFVNGHILMVDGGVTASL; encoded by the coding sequence ATGCCCCCTAAAGACCTGTTTTCCCTTCATGGTCGTCGCGCCCTTATCACAGGTTCTTCACGAGGCATCGGCCTTGCTCTGGCCAAGGGGCTCGGTGAATATGGTGCGGAGATTGTTCTGAACGGACGCAATCCGGACGCTCTTGAACAGGCCCAGTCTCTGCTGCAGGACGCCGGCGTAGAATCCTCACTCTCCGCTTTTGATGCGACAGATCAGGCTGCCGTCATTTCTGCTGTCGATACAATCGAGCAGACGCATGGTCCCATTGATATCCTTATCAACAATGCAGGCATTCAGAGACGGGCTCCGCTGGAAGATTTCCCCCGCGACGACTGGGATGCGCTCATGGCGACCAATCTCAACGCCGTCTTCTTCGTCGGACAGGCTGTCGCACGCCACATGATCGGCCGCAGGAAGGGAAAGATCGTCAATATCTGCTCTGTGCAGAGCGAACTTGCCCGTCCCGGAATTGCTCCTTACACAGCGGCGAAAGGCGCTGTAAAAAACCTGACCAAGGGGATGGCGACGGACTGGGCGAAGCATGGCCTGCAGATCAACGGGCTTGCGCCCGGCTATTTTGAAACGGAGATGAATGCAGCGCTCGTGAATGATGCAGCTTTCACAGAATGGTTGTGCAAGCGTACGCCCGCCGCCCGTTGGGGCAAGGTCGAGGAACTTATCGGCGCTGCGGTGTTTCTTTCCTCTGACGCCTCAAGCTTTGTAAATGGGCACATCCTGATGGTCGATGGTGGCGTTACCGCCTCCCTGTAA
- a CDS encoding nitrite/sulfite reductase: protein MSTETMTRAEAAPAVLPVGRYGYDQIDRTFLRERIEQFRDQVNRRIAGDLTEEEFKPLRLMNGLYLQLHAYMLRVAVPYGTLGSKQVRALARIAREFDKGYGHFTTRQNIQFNWIKLEDTVAALEVLAEADMHAIQTSGNCIRNITSDEFAGAAKDELLDPRVHAEILRQWSTLHPEFTFLPRKFKFAISGSPHDRVVARFHDIGLIARPGPHGRPVFEVFVGGGLGRTPIVGVSLRDDLPEEDLLAYMEAILRVYNAHGRRDNIYKARIKILVQALGTDEFRRQVEEEFVAMDRARYRIEPGLVEAIKARFGAPAFAPAGEAVAVLAEDRRRDIAFDAWVRTNTHEHKAPGYISVVISLKPAGGIPGDATAEQLDLLADLADEFSFGELRVTHLQNVVLGHVRQDQLHTVWQRLSQAGLGTANVNFITDIVACPGLDYCALANARSIPIAQKLSSRFANLELQREIGDLRINISGCINACGHHHAAHLGILGVDKRGQEAFQITLGGSGEEDASIGQILGPAMAEDETVDAVSRLIDLYLVRRENGERFLDTYRRVGTAAFKDVVYAPA, encoded by the coding sequence ATGTCAACAGAAACCATGACACGCGCTGAAGCTGCTCCCGCCGTGCTGCCGGTCGGCCGTTACGGTTACGATCAGATCGATCGCACCTTCCTGCGTGAACGGATCGAGCAGTTCCGCGATCAGGTCAATCGCCGCATTGCCGGTGATCTGACCGAAGAAGAATTCAAGCCACTGCGCCTGATGAACGGGCTGTATCTCCAGTTGCACGCCTACATGCTGCGTGTGGCGGTGCCTTATGGCACGCTGGGCAGCAAGCAGGTCCGCGCCCTCGCCCGCATCGCCCGCGAGTTCGACAAGGGTTACGGACACTTCACCACGCGTCAGAACATCCAGTTCAACTGGATCAAGCTGGAAGACACCGTGGCGGCGCTGGAAGTGCTGGCGGAAGCCGACATGCACGCCATCCAGACCAGCGGCAACTGCATCCGCAACATCACCTCGGACGAGTTCGCAGGCGCGGCGAAGGATGAGCTGCTCGACCCGCGCGTCCATGCGGAAATCCTGCGTCAGTGGTCCACGCTGCACCCGGAATTCACTTTCCTGCCGCGTAAATTCAAGTTCGCCATTTCCGGCAGTCCGCATGACCGGGTTGTCGCACGGTTCCACGATATCGGTCTGATCGCCCGTCCCGGCCCACATGGTCGGCCTGTTTTCGAGGTATTCGTCGGTGGCGGTCTTGGTCGTACGCCCATCGTGGGTGTCAGCCTGCGCGACGATCTGCCTGAAGAAGATCTGCTCGCCTATATGGAAGCGATCCTGCGCGTCTATAACGCCCACGGACGTCGCGATAACATCTACAAGGCGCGCATCAAGATCCTCGTGCAGGCCCTTGGCACAGACGAATTCCGTCGGCAGGTCGAGGAAGAATTCGTGGCCATGGACCGGGCGCGCTATCGGATCGAGCCGGGCCTTGTTGAAGCGATCAAGGCCCGCTTCGGCGCACCCGCTTTCGCTCCTGCGGGCGAGGCTGTCGCCGTGCTGGCTGAGGACCGTCGCCGTGACATCGCGTTCGACGCCTGGGTGCGCACCAACACGCACGAACACAAGGCGCCGGGCTATATTTCTGTTGTCATCTCGCTGAAACCGGCGGGCGGCATTCCGGGTGATGCGACCGCTGAACAGCTTGATCTGCTGGCCGATCTCGCCGACGAATTCAGCTTTGGCGAACTGCGTGTGACCCACCTCCAGAACGTGGTTCTGGGTCATGTCCGGCAGGACCAGTTGCACACGGTCTGGCAGCGTCTGTCACAGGCTGGCCTCGGCACGGCCAACGTGAACTTCATCACCGACATCGTCGCCTGCCCCGGCCTTGATTACTGCGCTCTGGCCAATGCCCGCTCGATCCCCATCGCGCAGAAGCTCAGTTCCCGGTTCGCCAATCTGGAGCTTCAGCGTGAGATTGGTGATCTGCGGATCAATATTTCGGGCTGCATCAATGCCTGCGGTCATCACCACGCCGCGCATCTGGGGATTCTTGGCGTAGACAAGCGCGGACAGGAAGCCTTCCAGATCACGCTCGGCGGATCGGGCGAGGAAGATGCGTCCATCGGCCAGATTCTCGGCCCGGCCATGGCTGAAGATGAAACGGTCGATGCCGTCTCAAGGCTGATTGATCTCTATCTCGTGCGTCGTGAAAACGGCGAACGGTTTCTGGATACCTACCGCCGCGTCGGCACGGCTGCCTTCAAGGATGTTGTTTATGCCCCTGCTTGA
- a CDS encoding NAD(P)(+) transhydrogenase (Re/Si-specific) subunit beta: MSAVDYVIGLSGLIASGLFIYGLKGMSSPVTAVRGIVIAGWGMAFVVAVAFLQAFNVPDEVLPHLPVNLGLAVIALLLGGAWAGWKGKTVAMTAMPQMVALFNGMGGGSAAAISAVALLRHNETDALHLGVTVLGGLIGCVSLTGSLIAWAKLDGRLKKPMRFKGQQIFNLLVFLGTAVLGGMAVVTQMQGAPEAGLFSLLFFLGALFFGLCMTVPIGGADMPVVISLYNAFTGLAVGLEGYVMADPALMIAGMVVGSAGTLLTLLMAKAMNRSIANVLFSNFGASSGEAAGGPQGKMKSTDPADAASTMRYASSVIIIPGYGLAVAQAQQKLYEMVKMLQTAGVDVKFAIHPVAGRMPGHMNVLLAEAGVPYDMIYDMDDINDSFKTTDVALVIGANDVVNPSARTDKSSPIYGMPILNADQAKQVFVIKRGQGTGYSGVQNPLFFLDNTTMIFGDAQAVLSKMVEALKALGTN, encoded by the coding sequence ATGAGCGCTGTTGATTACGTCATCGGTCTGAGCGGGCTCATCGCCTCCGGACTGTTCATTTATGGCCTCAAGGGAATGTCTTCCCCCGTCACGGCAGTGCGCGGCATCGTCATCGCAGGCTGGGGCATGGCCTTTGTTGTCGCGGTCGCCTTCCTGCAGGCGTTCAATGTCCCCGACGAGGTGCTGCCTCACCTTCCCGTCAATCTGGGGCTTGCCGTCATCGCCCTGCTCCTCGGCGGCGCCTGGGCGGGCTGGAAAGGCAAGACCGTCGCCATGACGGCGATGCCGCAGATGGTCGCCCTGTTCAACGGCATGGGTGGCGGTTCCGCCGCCGCCATCTCGGCTGTTGCGCTCCTCCGTCACAACGAGACCGATGCGCTGCATCTGGGCGTGACGGTGCTGGGTGGCCTGATCGGCTGCGTCTCGCTGACAGGCTCTCTCATCGCCTGGGCAAAACTCGACGGACGCCTGAAAAAACCGATGCGGTTCAAGGGCCAGCAGATCTTCAATCTTCTGGTCTTCCTTGGAACCGCTGTTCTGGGCGGAATGGCGGTCGTGACGCAGATGCAGGGCGCGCCGGAAGCAGGTCTGTTCTCGCTGCTGTTCTTCCTCGGCGCCCTCTTCTTCGGTCTCTGCATGACCGTGCCGATCGGCGGCGCGGACATGCCGGTCGTGATCTCGCTCTACAACGCCTTCACGGGCCTCGCTGTCGGTCTTGAAGGCTACGTCATGGCCGATCCGGCCCTGATGATCGCCGGTATGGTCGTCGGTTCCGCCGGCACGCTGCTGACGCTGCTCATGGCCAAGGCGATGAATCGTTCGATCGCCAACGTGCTGTTCAGCAATTTCGGGGCGTCTTCCGGTGAGGCTGCCGGTGGTCCGCAGGGCAAGATGAAGTCAACGGACCCGGCGGATGCTGCCTCCACGATGCGTTACGCATCCAGTGTGATCATCATTCCGGGTTACGGTCTGGCCGTGGCCCAGGCGCAGCAGAAGCTGTACGAGATGGTGAAGATGCTCCAGACCGCCGGTGTGGACGTGAAATTCGCCATCCACCCCGTTGCCGGACGCATGCCGGGTCACATGAATGTGCTGCTCGCCGAAGCCGGCGTGCCTTACGACATGATCTATGACATGGACGACATCAACGACAGCTTCAAGACTACCGATGTCGCTCTGGTGATTGGTGCGAACGACGTGGTGAATCCATCCGCCCGCACCGACAAGTCCTCGCCGATCTACGGCATGCCGATCCTCAACGCGGATCAGGCGAAACAGGTGTTTGTCATCAAGCGTGGTCAGGGCACCGGCTATTCGGGCGTGCAGAACCCGCTGTTCTTCCTTGACAACACGACCATGATCTTTGGAGACGCGCAGGCGGTCCTGAGCAAGATGGTCGAGGCCCTCAAGGCGCTTGGCACAAACTGA
- a CDS encoding NAD(P) transhydrogenase subunit alpha, whose amino-acid sequence MSLTIAAIREREQGERRVALIPLVAQRLQHMGCTTALETEAGAASFYPDATYKDTTIRSDVGTLLAGADVVLAVNPPTPDMIARMRSGSILISFIYGRTHPDVVKALQAQKITCFAMEQIPRISRAQAMDALSSQATLAGYYAVLLGTVHMPKILPMMTTAVGSLRAAQVLVMGLGVAGLQALATAGRLGAVTEGYDVRPETKEEAHSLGAKFVETGVDATGQGGYARELTADEKIKVKSVLSDHIAHADLIVTTAAVPGRKAPRLIDAEQISKMKPGAVIIDMGAEGGGNCEGTVAGQTVQVGPAILVGPVNLPSCLSEQASELYSKNILNLLQQIIKDGKLSLDMTDEVIAKTLVTHDGKITNDGVREAIEGPARTAAPSSVSAPASTQAPPPPAAPTTGSKG is encoded by the coding sequence ATGAGCCTTACAATCGCGGCGATCAGGGAGAGAGAACAGGGAGAGCGCCGTGTTGCGCTTATCCCTCTGGTGGCTCAACGCCTCCAGCATATGGGCTGCACCACTGCCCTCGAAACCGAGGCTGGCGCTGCGTCCTTCTATCCCGACGCAACATACAAGGACACGACGATACGGAGCGATGTCGGCACGCTGCTTGCCGGCGCTGACGTTGTCCTTGCCGTCAATCCCCCCACTCCGGATATGATCGCCAGAATGCGGTCAGGCTCCATCCTGATTTCCTTCATCTACGGACGCACCCATCCGGATGTGGTCAAGGCGTTGCAGGCGCAGAAAATCACCTGCTTCGCCATGGAACAGATCCCCCGCATCAGCCGTGCACAGGCCATGGACGCCCTGTCCAGCCAGGCCACGCTCGCCGGGTATTACGCCGTTCTGCTCGGCACCGTTCACATGCCGAAAATCCTTCCCATGATGACCACCGCCGTCGGTTCACTGAGAGCCGCGCAGGTTCTGGTCATGGGACTGGGTGTCGCCGGATTGCAGGCGCTGGCGACCGCAGGCCGTCTGGGCGCTGTGACCGAAGGCTATGACGTCCGGCCCGAGACAAAAGAGGAAGCGCACTCCCTCGGGGCGAAGTTCGTCGAAACAGGCGTGGATGCCACCGGTCAGGGCGGTTATGCCCGCGAGCTGACCGCGGACGAAAAGATCAAGGTCAAATCCGTCCTGTCCGATCACATCGCCCATGCCGATCTGATCGTCACCACCGCCGCCGTGCCGGGCCGGAAAGCGCCTCGCCTGATCGACGCTGAACAGATTTCAAAAATGAAACCGGGCGCCGTCATCATCGATATGGGCGCGGAAGGTGGCGGCAACTGTGAAGGCACTGTCGCTGGCCAGACGGTTCAGGTCGGACCCGCCATTCTTGTCGGCCCTGTTAACCTGCCATCCTGCCTTTCCGAGCAGGCCAGCGAGCTCTATTCGAAAAACATTCTGAATCTGCTCCAGCAGATCATCAAGGACGGGAAACTGTCCCTCGACATGACGGACGAGGTGATCGCCAAGACACTCGTCACTCATGACGGAAAGATCACCAACGACGGTGTGCGGGAAGCGATCGAGGGACCAGCGCGAACAGCGGCCCCGTCGTCGGTCTCAGCACCGGCCTCCACTCAGGCACCGCCTCCTCCCGCCGCGCCGACCACGGGATCGAAAGGGTAA
- a CDS encoding NAD(P) transhydrogenase subunit alpha → MPVTSMTFIIALYIFMLAAFTGYVVISRVPSILHTPLMSGSNFIHGIVVVGALSVLLSATNIPEQVIGFIGVLFGAGNVMGGYVVTDRMLAMFKPSTQKPAQKAQDGKA, encoded by the coding sequence ATGCCAGTGACATCCATGACTTTCATCATAGCGCTGTATATTTTCATGCTGGCGGCTTTCACCGGATATGTCGTCATCAGCCGCGTTCCATCGATCCTGCACACCCCGCTGATGTCAGGCTCCAACTTCATCCACGGCATCGTCGTTGTGGGCGCTCTCAGCGTGCTGCTGTCCGCCACCAATATCCCTGAACAGGTCATCGGCTTCATTGGTGTTCTTTTCGGCGCGGGCAACGTGATGGGCGGTTATGTCGTCACGGATCGCATGCTGGCCATGTTCAAGCCCAGCACGCAGAAACCCGCGCAGAAAGCGCAGGACGGGAAGGCCTGA